From a region of the Natronogracilivirga saccharolytica genome:
- a CDS encoding DUF2207 domain-containing protein, translating into MTRQFYFIVIIGLFLAADAGHAREYHIPDISLQAEIKSDATIRYTEERHYVFDGTYNYAYYTLPLRGFDEISNIRVRQDGRALTNTDTEEPGTFKVEKDSDELRITWYIETEGNTEHTYTIQYDLKDALVLGPDHTEWFWFFLSEELERTPDTFRARISLPESIDEDEWHVWLRESPDHVEKSTDNNLLFLEGEGFRSGDIIRARILFPTRVLPDADITDRRFGLDRVMQEEDDWLEAREREERNHMLALGLIFVLAPGSIIIFIWFYRRFGRRNKPDITTGKLRYSPPSEDPPALVRMLMLGPLNADPDKLALGITLFDLARRGYFRIVEKKGKKKFLGSETPEYHLEKTGKKPADDLRDWESNLLEKVNGRIDDGITRMNDILEWSDRKSRKWWRQWKKLFKNEIRERSWFDREAARALNWHLLAQLPLLFGMVVVTLLSPGVGVIGIILVVLIMLLSLTLPKRTKIGANLHAEWTAYRKALKKGPNRSFDQQDMGRHFVYAIALGLTKKQLEKRLTSVTEDSPLFIWIVPVSTSGSPAETASGLSTLASSGTSSFSGVSGVGGASAGSAGGGSGGGAG; encoded by the coding sequence ATGACCCGGCAATTTTATTTCATTGTGATTATCGGATTGTTTCTTGCTGCAGACGCAGGGCACGCCAGAGAGTATCACATCCCGGATATTTCCCTTCAGGCTGAAATTAAGTCCGATGCAACCATACGCTATACGGAAGAGAGGCATTATGTTTTCGATGGTACGTATAATTATGCCTACTATACATTACCGCTCAGGGGTTTTGATGAAATAAGCAACATCAGAGTCCGCCAGGATGGCCGCGCATTGACCAATACTGATACCGAAGAGCCGGGAACGTTCAAAGTGGAAAAAGACAGCGACGAACTGCGGATCACCTGGTACATCGAAACGGAAGGCAATACTGAGCATACGTACACCATCCAGTACGACCTTAAGGACGCACTGGTTCTCGGTCCGGATCATACCGAATGGTTCTGGTTTTTTCTCTCTGAGGAACTGGAACGCACCCCCGACACGTTTCGCGCACGGATATCCCTGCCTGAAAGTATTGATGAGGACGAGTGGCATGTCTGGTTGCGCGAGAGCCCTGATCATGTTGAAAAAAGCACGGATAACAACCTGCTGTTTCTTGAGGGCGAGGGATTCCGAAGCGGTGATATTATCAGAGCCCGCATACTGTTCCCGACACGGGTGCTGCCGGATGCCGATATCACTGACAGGCGATTCGGGCTGGACCGGGTGATGCAGGAAGAGGACGATTGGCTGGAGGCACGGGAACGTGAAGAGCGTAATCATATGCTGGCGCTGGGGCTGATCTTTGTTCTTGCTCCCGGGTCAATCATTATTTTCATCTGGTTTTACAGGCGCTTCGGCCGGAGAAACAAACCGGATATCACCACCGGAAAACTGCGCTACTCCCCTCCGTCTGAAGATCCGCCGGCGCTTGTCCGCATGCTTATGCTTGGGCCCCTGAATGCTGATCCCGACAAATTGGCACTGGGAATTACACTGTTCGATCTGGCCAGAAGGGGATATTTTCGTATTGTCGAAAAAAAGGGGAAAAAGAAGTTCCTGGGCAGCGAAACCCCCGAGTATCATCTTGAAAAAACAGGAAAAAAACCGGCAGATGATCTCAGAGATTGGGAAAGCAACCTGCTGGAAAAAGTAAACGGGCGTATTGATGATGGCATCACAAGGATGAATGATATCCTTGAGTGGTCGGACAGAAAATCACGAAAATGGTGGCGTCAATGGAAAAAACTGTTTAAGAACGAGATCCGTGAACGGTCCTGGTTTGACCGCGAAGCAGCCAGGGCCTTGAACTGGCACCTGCTCGCCCAGCTGCCGCTATTATTCGGGATGGTTGTTGTGACACTTCTTTCTCCAGGTGTTGGAGTAATCGGAATTATACTGGTGGTGCTGATCATGCTACTGAGTTTGACCCTTCCCAAACGTACCAAAATAGGAGCCAATCTGCATGCCGAATGGACAGCCTATCGAAAAGCACTTAAAAAGGGACCAAACCGGTCGTTCGATCAACAGGATATGGGACGGCATTTTGTTTATGCCATAGCCCTTGGCCTGACCAAAAAACAGCTTGAAAAGCGATTAACCAGTGTCACAGAAGACAGCCCGCTGTTCATCTGGATCGTTCCCGTATCCACTTCTGGCAGTCCGGCGGAAACAGCATCCGGACTCAGCACCCTGGCCTCAAGCGGCACCAGCAGTTTCAGTGGTGTATCGGGTGTAGGCGGGGCATCGGCCGGTTCCGCAGGTGGTGGTTCCGGCGGAGGGGCCGGATAG
- a CDS encoding glutamate-5-semialdehyde dehydrogenase: MPETEEAIHKQILELGKKARRASREMMGMSADEKNHALLAMADALERRKEKIQEENARDVSEARDAGLSDALVDRLVLDDKRMAAMTQGLRDIAKLPDPVGRTLKSWEKENGLILEKRAVPIGVIGMIYESRPNVTADAAALCLKASNAIILRGGSEALRSNQAIADALQEGGSATKLPADAIQLVPVRDRKAVTSLITMDEYVDMIIPRGGEGLIRAIAENATVPVLKHYKGICHVYVDGDADPEKAWSIVENAKCQRPGVCNAAETLLVDLSIGEEWLIRMAEILQKRGVELRGDEKSREIVASMLPATGEDWHTEYLDMILSVRVVDGIEQAVEHINQYGSGHSDAIVTRNKGRQEYFGKMVDSAAVYINASTRFTDGAEFGMGAEIGISTDRLHARGPVALEELTTYKYVVTGDGQIKE; encoded by the coding sequence ATGCCTGAAACCGAAGAAGCCATTCACAAACAGATCCTGGAGCTTGGGAAGAAAGCAAGGCGTGCATCGCGTGAAATGATGGGCATGTCTGCTGATGAAAAAAATCATGCGCTGCTGGCAATGGCGGATGCCCTGGAGCGCAGAAAGGAAAAAATCCAGGAGGAGAATGCAAGGGATGTCAGTGAGGCCAGAGATGCCGGACTTTCGGATGCACTTGTGGACCGGCTTGTACTGGATGATAAGCGGATGGCGGCAATGACACAGGGTTTGCGTGACATCGCAAAGCTTCCTGATCCGGTCGGCCGAACTCTCAAAAGCTGGGAAAAGGAGAACGGTCTGATCCTTGAAAAGAGAGCGGTACCCATTGGTGTAATCGGTATGATCTACGAATCCCGGCCGAACGTAACCGCCGATGCGGCCGCCTTGTGCCTGAAGGCATCGAATGCCATAATATTGCGGGGTGGATCGGAAGCGCTGCGAAGCAATCAGGCCATAGCCGATGCGCTTCAGGAAGGTGGGTCCGCCACCAAACTGCCGGCCGATGCGATTCAGCTTGTCCCGGTTCGCGACCGGAAGGCCGTCACAAGTCTTATTACCATGGATGAATATGTGGACATGATTATCCCGCGCGGCGGCGAGGGGCTGATCCGGGCTATTGCAGAAAACGCAACCGTACCTGTACTGAAACACTATAAAGGCATTTGTCATGTGTATGTCGATGGTGATGCAGACCCCGAAAAAGCATGGTCGATTGTGGAAAATGCAAAATGTCAGCGTCCGGGGGTTTGCAACGCAGCCGAAACGCTTTTGGTGGACCTTTCCATTGGAGAGGAGTGGCTGATACGCATGGCAGAGATCCTTCAGAAAAGGGGTGTTGAGCTTCGCGGGGACGAAAAATCGCGGGAGATTGTGGCATCCATGCTGCCTGCAACCGGGGAAGACTGGCATACCGAATATCTGGATATGATACTTTCGGTGCGTGTTGTGGACGGTATTGAGCAGGCTGTCGAGCATATCAACCAATATGGCTCAGGTCATTCGGATGCTATTGTGACCCGGAATAAGGGCAGGCAGGAGTATTTCGGGAAAATGGTGGATTCCGCTGCGGTCTACATCAACGCATCAACGCGGTTTACTGATGGTGCGGAGTTCGGCATGGGAGCCGAGATCGGTATCAGTACGGACCGCCTTCATGCGCGGGGGCCGGTGGCTCTGGAAGAGCTTACCACATATAAATATGTCGTTACCGGTGACGGGCAGATCAAAGAGTAA
- the proB gene encoding glutamate 5-kinase, whose translation MDLLQNDTSDNSLQPGQHKLRTGFPEQVKRLVIKVGSRVLVDKQGRPDPAQIQKLTGQIASLRNQNYEVILVSSGAIAAGVQSLGWPRRPVNLPDLQMAAAIGQGVLLNLYSEQLARYDCRLGQVLLTHGDLNDRIRHLNARNTIMSMLRNGIIPVCNENDVVAVDEIRFGDNDLLAAMVAALIDADLLVLLTTSNGLFRAENGRFTERIPLLEDITDETLAMAQGKGSGWSSGGMGSKLQSADRAIRSGTPVVIADGYQENVVARLLSGEDLGTLITVSSEEQKLKARKKWIAFFHRPQGSLFVDEGAANAITEKGHSLLPVGVSKVEGRFRAGSLVNIRKSDGKVIARGLTAFDRDEIERIKGKKTVEIPRILGERHHIEIIHRDNMVLV comes from the coding sequence ATGGACTTGTTACAAAATGACACCTCTGACAATAGTTTGCAACCCGGTCAACACAAACTCCGCACTGGTTTTCCTGAACAGGTAAAGCGACTTGTAATCAAGGTGGGAAGCAGGGTTCTTGTTGACAAGCAAGGGCGGCCGGATCCCGCTCAGATTCAGAAGCTTACCGGGCAGATTGCCTCACTGCGCAATCAGAATTACGAGGTCATTCTCGTATCCTCAGGAGCCATAGCTGCCGGTGTTCAGTCGCTGGGATGGCCCCGGCGTCCGGTCAATTTGCCGGATTTGCAGATGGCCGCTGCGATCGGCCAGGGGGTTCTGCTGAATCTGTATTCGGAACAACTGGCAAGGTATGACTGCCGGCTTGGACAGGTGCTGCTTACCCACGGCGATCTGAATGACCGCATCCGCCACCTGAATGCGCGAAACACGATCATGTCCATGCTCCGCAACGGGATTATTCCCGTATGCAATGAAAATGATGTGGTTGCGGTTGATGAAATCCGTTTTGGCGACAACGATTTGCTTGCAGCCATGGTAGCCGCGCTCATTGATGCCGATCTGCTCGTGCTGCTGACCACTTCGAACGGCCTCTTCCGGGCAGAAAACGGCCGGTTCACCGAACGCATTCCGCTGCTTGAGGATATAACGGATGAAACACTGGCCATGGCTCAGGGTAAGGGCAGCGGATGGTCATCCGGCGGGATGGGATCCAAGTTACAATCAGCCGACCGCGCCATCCGTTCCGGCACACCGGTAGTTATCGCCGACGGATATCAGGAAAACGTCGTAGCCCGGCTATTGAGCGGTGAGGACCTGGGAACTCTGATCACTGTTTCTTCAGAAGAGCAGAAACTTAAAGCACGGAAAAAATGGATCGCTTTTTTCCATCGTCCGCAAGGCAGTTTGTTTGTGGATGAAGGTGCCGCAAATGCCATAACCGAAAAAGGACACAGCCTGCTGCCGGTGGGTGTAAGCAAGGTAGAAGGTCGGTTTCGTGCCGGCTCCCTTGTCAATATCCGCAAGTCAGACGGAAAAGTTATCGCCCGTGGCCTAACCGCTTTTGACCGTGATGAAATAGAGCGGATCAAAGGCAAGAAAACTGTCGAAATTCCACGCATTTTGGGTGAAAGACACCATATTGAAATAATCCATCGTGACAATATGGTGCTTGTGTAA